In a single window of the Halalkalicoccus subterraneus genome:
- a CDS encoding DUF5787 family protein — translation MREFAFELSLCAHLEDEGGIVARQLGGAVAAPGSRILDIVHVEAGPEFDARAAITPETIPARAIEAAVGVGRARPVNELAPADATYARAGIERAVDVGFFKRERRGGREYVRQTTRYPDEWFSTVTAIENKPDLSTPGDLERQLRFDVSLGLVDRVVLATGSYVTRAHLNRIPEPVGVWRFVDGKREVIREPQSLNPGDWGVELREQRSIRTDVSMVPPGEKARKRRRIAERAYGKGWRVAPPACAEGSVETHAGASVPYCTHYDRIVDPGECGPSCPGYEPDDPPAADLDDERDRRTPWIAEPAGTKRRQAGLDRFR, via the coding sequence GTGCGCGAGTTCGCCTTCGAGCTGTCGTTATGTGCCCACCTCGAAGACGAGGGTGGAATCGTCGCCCGACAGCTCGGCGGCGCGGTCGCCGCGCCGGGGAGCCGGATCCTCGACATCGTCCACGTCGAAGCCGGCCCGGAGTTCGACGCGCGGGCGGCGATCACTCCCGAAACGATTCCCGCCCGGGCGATCGAGGCCGCGGTCGGCGTCGGCAGGGCCCGCCCGGTGAACGAGCTCGCTCCCGCCGACGCGACCTACGCCCGCGCGGGGATCGAACGCGCTGTCGACGTGGGATTCTTCAAGCGAGAACGTCGCGGCGGCCGCGAGTACGTCCGTCAGACGACTCGTTATCCCGATGAGTGGTTTTCGACCGTTACCGCCATCGAGAACAAACCCGATCTCTCGACCCCGGGCGATCTCGAACGCCAACTCCGCTTCGACGTTTCGCTGGGGCTGGTCGATCGGGTGGTGCTCGCGACCGGGAGCTACGTCACCCGCGCACACCTGAACAGGATCCCCGAACCAGTCGGCGTGTGGCGGTTCGTCGACGGCAAACGGGAGGTGATTCGCGAGCCGCAATCGCTCAATCCTGGGGACTGGGGCGTCGAGCTTCGCGAGCAGAGATCTATCCGAACCGACGTTTCGATGGTTCCACCCGGGGAGAAAGCACGAAAGCGCCGCCGGATCGCCGAGCGCGCCTACGGGAAGGGCTGGCGGGTCGCCCCGCCGGCGTGCGCCGAGGGAAGCGTCGAAACGCACGCGGGCGCGAGCGTCCCCTACTGTACCCACTACGACCGGATCGTCGACCCCGGCGAGTGTGGCCCCTCGTGTCCGGGCTACGAGCCCGACGACCCGCCCGCGGCTGATCTCGATGACGAGCGCGACCGACGCACCCCGTGGATCGCAGAACCCGCCGGAACCAAGCGCCGACAGGCCGGTCTCGATCGGTTTCGCTGA
- a CDS encoding DsbA family protein encodes MDGFSRRALLASAGTLSAGGLAGCLGGGSGGNGSDDERECSGEQRSVEVPLAGDPESDVTVTAYKDFECPGCGQYATEVYPDAVAGYVEDGAIAYDHHDLPFHGEWSWKVANASLALFEETGVGPYYTFVEEVFQHQGEYSADNVAGLAAELGAAEEPIRAAIEDGPFCEQLTESAATAADRGVTVTPTVAVNDQQLEAPGADELREAIESELN; translated from the coding sequence ATGGATGGATTCTCCCGGCGGGCGCTGCTCGCGAGCGCCGGTACGCTGTCGGCGGGCGGGCTCGCGGGCTGTCTCGGCGGTGGTTCCGGCGGAAACGGCAGTGACGACGAACGCGAGTGTTCGGGTGAGCAACGCAGCGTCGAGGTCCCCCTCGCGGGCGATCCCGAGAGCGACGTGACGGTCACGGCCTACAAGGACTTCGAGTGTCCGGGCTGCGGACAGTACGCCACGGAAGTATATCCCGACGCGGTCGCGGGCTACGTCGAGGACGGTGCGATCGCCTACGACCACCACGACCTGCCCTTTCACGGCGAGTGGTCCTGGAAGGTCGCGAACGCCTCGCTCGCGCTCTTCGAGGAGACGGGTGTGGGGCCGTACTACACGTTCGTCGAGGAGGTCTTCCAGCACCAAGGCGAGTACTCCGCTGACAACGTTGCGGGACTGGCGGCCGAACTCGGTGCAGCGGAGGAGCCGATCCGGGCGGCCATCGAGGACGGCCCGTTCTGCGAACAGCTCACGGAGAGCGCGGCCACCGCCGCGGACCGGGGCGTGACGGTCACTCCGACGGTGGCGGTCAACGACCAGCAACTGGAGGCTCCGGGCGCCGACGAGCTGCGCGAGGCCATCGAGTCCGAACTGAACTGA
- a CDS encoding ABC transporter ATP-binding protein, with amino-acid sequence MTGHGTLRTRFGASTASTDTRTSDLPDYERGATFAGEELTIGYGDSEPVIDGESLVVPPGEISALVGPNGSGKSTLLKGLADQLALDGGSVVLDGREIHQLGAKELARKLGLLSQENVSPGSISVEELVYHGRYPHRGFFDQVTDEDECAVRDAISLAGIDHLRDREVSSLSGGQKQLVWIAMVLAQDTDVLLLDEPTTFLDLHHQLEVMEIVETLREEREITVVLVLHDIEQAARHADFMVALKDGRIQARGTPEEVVTEDLLAEVFEIDAEVVLTDRGPQVTPICARHDSND; translated from the coding sequence ATGACAGGACATGGAACCCTTCGAACGAGATTCGGCGCATCGACCGCTTCGACCGACACCCGCACGAGCGACCTCCCCGACTACGAGCGGGGAGCGACGTTCGCGGGCGAGGAGCTCACCATCGGCTACGGCGACTCGGAGCCGGTGATCGACGGGGAATCGCTCGTCGTCCCGCCGGGCGAGATCAGCGCCCTCGTGGGTCCGAACGGCTCCGGAAAGAGCACGCTGTTGAAGGGGCTTGCCGACCAGCTCGCGCTTGATGGCGGCTCGGTGGTTCTCGACGGTCGCGAGATCCACCAGCTTGGGGCCAAGGAGCTCGCACGCAAACTGGGCTTGCTCTCCCAGGAGAACGTCTCGCCGGGCTCGATCAGCGTTGAGGAGCTCGTCTATCACGGCCGATACCCCCACCGGGGCTTCTTCGATCAGGTCACCGATGAGGACGAGTGTGCGGTCCGGGACGCCATCTCGCTTGCGGGGATCGATCACCTGCGCGACCGGGAAGTGAGCAGCCTGAGCGGCGGGCAGAAACAGCTCGTCTGGATCGCGATGGTGCTCGCCCAGGACACCGACGTCCTCCTTCTGGACGAGCCGACGACCTTCCTCGATCTGCACCACCAGCTCGAGGTGATGGAGATCGTCGAGACGCTGCGCGAGGAGCGCGAGATCACGGTCGTGCTCGTGCTTCACGACATCGAGCAGGCCGCCCGCCACGCCGACTTCATGGTCGCGTTGAAGGACGGCCGGATACAGGCGCGCGGAACGCCCGAGGAGGTCGTCACCGAGGACCTGCTCGCGGAGGTGTTCGAGATCGACGCGGAGGTCGTGCTCACGGATCGCGGTCCGCAGGTGACGCCGATCTGCGCGCGCCACGACTCGAACGACTGA
- a CDS encoding FecCD family ABC transporter permease, with protein sequence MAGEDGVERSTRLGRFAWLADGQLLLLAAASMVIVVLAGLVQVSFGAYSMSLGQAWGAVFDPVVWTNPGVIADLLLGEGLAATLGFSSAGVELSRETLIVWNIRLPRVLVGAFVGMNLAVSGAIFQAVTRNELASPFILGVSSGAGLMILLTLVVFSGLSTLLPLIASVGGAAAFLLVYAIAWKGGTSPVRLVLAGVIVGTVLNSLQTGIFFFADDIGVVQEAISWTTGSLTGTDWQQVRMVLPWTVVAMALSLVSSRQLNVLLLGERTASALGMSVEKVRFALSGVAVLAAAASIAAAGIVSFVGLIVPHVVRNVVGSDYKRLVVGCLFAGPALMVAADVGARLAFSPVQIPVGIVTGLVGGPYFLYLMRKKQQLGEI encoded by the coding sequence ATGGCGGGCGAGGACGGCGTCGAGCGCTCGACTCGCCTGGGGCGGTTCGCGTGGCTCGCCGACGGCCAGCTTCTGTTGCTCGCGGCTGCGAGCATGGTCATCGTCGTGCTCGCGGGGCTGGTGCAGGTGAGCTTCGGCGCGTACTCGATGAGCCTCGGGCAGGCCTGGGGTGCGGTCTTCGACCCCGTCGTCTGGACGAATCCGGGCGTGATCGCTGACCTGCTGCTGGGCGAGGGGCTCGCGGCGACGCTTGGCTTTTCCTCGGCCGGTGTCGAGCTCTCCCGCGAGACGCTGATCGTCTGGAACATCCGCCTGCCGCGGGTGCTCGTCGGTGCGTTCGTCGGGATGAACCTCGCGGTCTCGGGGGCGATCTTTCAGGCGGTGACCCGGAACGAGCTGGCCAGTCCCTTCATCCTCGGGGTCTCCTCGGGCGCGGGGCTGATGATCCTGCTGACGCTCGTGGTCTTCAGCGGGCTGTCGACGCTGCTGCCGCTGATCGCGTCGGTCGGCGGCGCCGCGGCCTTTCTCCTGGTCTACGCCATCGCCTGGAAGGGCGGGACGAGTCCGGTCAGACTGGTGCTCGCGGGCGTCATCGTCGGCACCGTCCTGAACTCCTTACAGACGGGGATCTTCTTCTTCGCCGACGACATCGGCGTCGTCCAGGAGGCGATCTCCTGGACGACCGGCTCGCTTACGGGCACCGACTGGCAACAGGTCCGGATGGTGCTGCCCTGGACGGTCGTCGCGATGGCGCTTTCGCTCGTGAGCTCGCGCCAGCTGAACGTTCTCTTACTAGGGGAGCGCACCGCGAGCGCGCTCGGGATGTCCGTCGAGAAGGTCCGGTTCGCACTCTCGGGTGTCGCGGTGCTTGCCGCCGCCGCGAGCATCGCCGCGGCGGGGATCGTCAGCTTCGTCGGCCTGATCGTTCCCCACGTGGTTCGCAACGTCGTCGGCAGCGACTACAAGCGCCTCGTCGTCGGCTGTCTGTTCGCCGGCCCGGCGCTGATGGTCGCCGCCGACGTGGGCGCGCGCCTGGCGTTCAGCCCGGTCCAGATCCCCGTCGGGATCGTTACCGGGCTGGTTGGCGGGCCGTATTTCCTCTATCTGATGCGGAAGAAACAGCAACTCGGTGAGATATGA
- a CDS encoding DUF7260 family protein translates to MRTYIDRARTRVEREREAVAEKRDAYDRFRTRLESTPSQPRSDGIGETLVSSGTSASRPIREAFTETIAPVCEDRPRGELLAAELGEEIACALTTGGPTPALQRAVRAEVDQRRDELVAMDRALDAEADSLERASEALDPIRNWLLEENETALSDCGFEALSERHARLAAFRADCDDLGASRQTHLGKTTGAGGRAGLRHRDLIGYLYDGLPVGHPVLVTGVRMDDLCGECQRAVRDHLVRRV, encoded by the coding sequence ATGAGGACCTACATCGACCGGGCGCGGACGCGAGTCGAGCGCGAACGCGAGGCGGTCGCCGAAAAGCGCGACGCCTACGACCGGTTTCGTACTCGACTCGAATCGACTCCCTCGCAACCGAGATCCGATGGGATCGGCGAGACGCTCGTCTCCTCGGGTACGAGCGCCTCCCGTCCGATCCGCGAGGCGTTCACCGAGACGATCGCACCGGTCTGTGAGGACCGCCCGCGCGGGGAGCTGCTCGCGGCGGAACTGGGCGAGGAGATCGCGTGCGCGCTCACGACCGGCGGGCCGACGCCGGCGCTTCAGCGCGCGGTCCGGGCCGAAGTCGATCAGCGCCGCGATGAGCTCGTCGCGATGGACCGCGCGCTCGACGCCGAGGCCGACTCGCTCGAACGCGCGAGCGAGGCTCTCGACCCCATCCGGAACTGGCTACTCGAGGAAAACGAGACGGCGCTTTCGGACTGCGGGTTCGAGGCGCTTTCCGAACGCCACGCCCGCCTCGCGGCCTTCCGAGCCGATTGTGACGACTTGGGTGCCAGCCGCCAGACGCATCTCGGTAAGACGACGGGCGCCGGCGGGCGGGCGGGACTCCGTCATCGAGACTTGATCGGGTATCTCTACGACGGGCTCCCGGTCGGACATCCGGTGCTCGTCACCGGGGTGCGCATGGACGACCTGTGTGGCGAGTGCCAGCGCGCCGTCCGGGATCACCTCGTGAGGCGGGTCTGA
- a CDS encoding ABC transporter substrate-binding protein gives MAGDGGMTRRQYLTYGGAVAGGGALAGCIGGSNAGNGGGSGGNETESGSDRNAESEGPYTVSMEPVGEVEFDAPPGTWVANNGSWADMGVALGYEPPQALWLTDRYHTQYYDEIPDVSVDTSGMTDLYQDGVDKELFYELDADVHVIDPNFLLNRYSGWEQADIDEIHGSVGPFFGNSVFSREYDWHDDYQYYTLYEAFEKLSQAFQEQERYEQFATLHEEFQGRVEEVVPPEENRPEVAVLWADGDAPETFLPYVISEGTSFKQWRDLGVRDALARSEVEDFHSNRGELDFETLLEVDPDVLLLRGQEAKTAEEFNDTVVSFMADNDVASSLTAVANGDVYRGGPLYQGPITNLVLTERAAGQVYGVEGELFDRERVAEIVTGQ, from the coding sequence CGGCGGGTCCGGCGGGAACGAAACGGAGTCCGGATCCGATAGAAACGCGGAATCCGAGGGGCCCTACACCGTCTCGATGGAGCCGGTCGGCGAGGTCGAGTTCGATGCACCCCCAGGGACCTGGGTCGCGAACAACGGTAGCTGGGCGGACATGGGGGTCGCGCTGGGCTACGAACCCCCGCAAGCTCTCTGGTTGACCGACCGCTATCACACGCAGTACTACGACGAGATCCCCGACGTCTCGGTCGATACGAGCGGGATGACCGACCTCTATCAGGACGGCGTCGACAAGGAGCTGTTCTACGAGCTCGACGCCGACGTCCACGTCATCGACCCGAACTTCCTGCTGAACCGCTACAGCGGCTGGGAGCAGGCCGACATCGACGAGATACACGGGAGCGTCGGGCCCTTCTTCGGCAACAGCGTCTTCTCGCGGGAGTACGACTGGCACGACGATTACCAGTACTACACGCTGTACGAGGCATTCGAGAAGCTCTCGCAGGCCTTTCAGGAACAGGAGCGCTACGAGCAGTTCGCCACGCTCCACGAGGAGTTCCAGGGGCGCGTCGAGGAGGTCGTCCCGCCGGAGGAGAACCGCCCCGAAGTCGCCGTGCTGTGGGCCGACGGCGACGCGCCTGAGACCTTCCTGCCGTACGTGATCAGCGAGGGGACGAGCTTCAAGCAGTGGCGTGACCTGGGCGTGCGCGACGCGCTCGCGCGCTCGGAGGTCGAGGACTTCCACAGCAATCGCGGGGAACTCGACTTCGAGACGCTGCTGGAGGTCGATCCCGACGTGTTGCTCCTGCGGGGCCAGGAGGCCAAAACCGCCGAGGAGTTCAACGACACCGTCGTCTCGTTCATGGCGGACAACGACGTCGCGAGCAGCCTCACCGCGGTCGCAAACGGCGACGTCTATCGGGGTGGACCGCTCTATCAGGGACCGATCACGAACCTCGTGCTCACCGAGCGAGCCGCGGGCCAGGTCTACGGGGTCGAAGGAGAGCTGTTCGACCGAGAACGCGTCGCCGAGATCGTCACCGGACAATGA
- a CDS encoding SCO family protein — protein MDRRTYLRGTAVTAGAFAAGCLGRGAQDTTLGEPEDQGADSEDLPYPAFGEEFPETTLPDPLREQEVSTADFEGERVVLMTFIYTRCPDGICPALTQVLRHAQADAVENDYTGEVAFLATTFDVERDTADVLREYGEAQGVDYEAENWHFLRPESEERAREVVTDTYGVEYERIDSSELQGNHSGHDMGEYAFDHYPITYLVNRDAYVERAYAGVPETSRVVEDFSRVAGN, from the coding sequence ATGGACCGGCGTACGTATCTCCGCGGAACTGCGGTGACCGCGGGGGCCTTCGCTGCCGGCTGTCTGGGGCGGGGCGCACAGGACACGACCCTCGGCGAGCCCGAGGACCAGGGCGCGGACAGCGAGGACCTGCCGTACCCCGCCTTCGGCGAGGAGTTCCCCGAAACGACGCTTCCCGACCCGCTTCGTGAGCAGGAGGTCTCGACCGCTGACTTCGAGGGCGAGCGGGTCGTCCTGATGACGTTCATCTACACCCGGTGTCCCGACGGGATCTGTCCCGCGCTGACGCAGGTGCTTCGCCACGCACAGGCCGATGCCGTCGAGAACGATTATACGGGCGAGGTCGCCTTCCTCGCGACCACCTTCGACGTCGAGCGCGACACCGCCGACGTCCTCCGGGAGTACGGCGAGGCCCAGGGCGTCGACTACGAGGCCGAGAACTGGCACTTCCTGCGGCCCGAAAGCGAAGAGCGCGCCCGCGAGGTCGTCACCGACACCTACGGCGTCGAGTACGAGCGGATCGACTCCAGCGAGCTGCAGGGCAACCACTCGGGCCACGACATGGGCGAGTACGCCTTCGACCACTACCCGATCACCTACCTCGTCAACCGGGATGCCTACGTCGAGCGTGCCTACGCCGGCGTGCCCGAGACC